From one Suricata suricatta isolate VVHF042 chromosome 8, meerkat_22Aug2017_6uvM2_HiC, whole genome shotgun sequence genomic stretch:
- the FPGT gene encoding fucose-1-phosphate guanylyltransferase — translation MAAAKPLLGVSLREATQRKLQRFSELRGKPVAAGEFWDIVAITAADEKQELAYKQQLSEKLKKKELPLGVQYYVFVDPAGAKIGNGGSTLCALRCLEKLYGDKWNSFTILLIHSGGYSQRLPNASALGKIFTALPFGNPIFQMLELKLAMYIDFPSYMKPGILVTCADDIELYSIEECELIRFDKPGFTALAHPSSLTVGTTHGVFVLEPFNYLEYRDLEYRCCHRFLHKPSIEQMHQFNAVCRPGNFSHQDLAGGDSTSLNLDSEYVYTDSLFYMDHKSAKKLLTFYEEIGTLNCEIDAYGDFLQALGPGATVEYTRNTSNVTKEEAELINIRQRIFHLLKGTSLNVVVLNKSKFYHIGTTEEYLFHFTSDSSLKSELGLQSIAFSIFSATPKCSGNTSCIIQSILDSRCSVAAGSVVEYSRLGPDVSVGENCIISGCYIITAAVLPADSFVCSLSLKMNGHLKYATMAFGVQDNLKRNVKTLSDIKLLQFFGVCFLSCLNIWNLKVTDELFSGNKACLSLWNARIFPVCSSLSDSVTTSLKMLSAIQNKSVFSLNNYKLLSIEEMLVYKDVEDMITYREQIFLEITLSKKQFELEAP, via the exons ATGGCTGCCGCAAAGCCACTCCTAGGCGTATCTCTGCGAGAAGCCACCCAGCGAAAATTGCAGAGGTTTTCAGAGCTGAGAG GCAAACCTGTGGCAGCTGGAGAATTCTGGGACATTGTTGCAATAACAGCAGCTGATGAAAAACAGGAACTTGCTTATAAGCAACAGCTCtcagaaaagctgaaaaaaaaggaGTTACCTCTTGGAGTTCAGTATTATGTTTTTGTTGACCCTGCTGGAGCCAAAATAG gaaatggagGATCCACACTTTGTGCCCTTCGATGTTTGGAAAAGTTATATGGAGATAAATGGAATTCTTTTACCATCCTATTAATTCATTCTG gTGGTTACAGCCAACGCCTTCCAAATGCAAGTGCTCTGGGCAAAATTTTCACTGCGTTACCTTTCGGTaaccccatttttcagatgttgGAATTAAAACTAGCCATGTACATTGATTTCCCGTCATATATGAAACCTGGGATTCTGGTTACCTGTGCAGATGATATTGAACTTTATAGTATTGAAGAATGTGAGCTTATTAGATTTGACAAACCTGGCTTTACTGCTTTAGCTCATCCTTCTAGTTTGACTGTTGGTACCACACATGGAGTATTTGTCTTAGAACCTTTTAATTATTTAGAATATAGAGACCTTGAATACAGGTGTTGCCACCGTTTCCTGCATAAGCCCAGCATAGAACAGATGCATCAATTTAATGCTGTATGTAGACCTGGAAATTTTTCTCACCAGGACCTGGCTGGGGGTGACAGTACCTCTCTTAATTTAGACTCTGAGTATGTATACACGGACAGCCTGTTCTACATGGATCATAAATCAGCAAAAAAATTACTTACGTTTTATGAAGAAATAGGCACCCTGAACTGTGAAATTGATGCCTACGGAGACTTTCTGCAGGCTTTGGGACCTGGAGCAACTGTGGAGTACACCAGAAACACATCAAATGTCACTAAAGAAGAGGCAGAATTGATAAACATTAGGCAGAGGATATTTCATCTTCTTAAAGGAACCTCATTAAATGTTGTTGTTCTTAATAAATCCAAATTCTATCACATTGGAACAACTGAAGAAtacttgtttcattttacttcagATAGCAGTTTGAAGTCAGAGCTTGGCTTACAGTCCATAGCTTTTAGCATCTTTTCTGCAACACCAAAATGCTCTGGTAACACATCCTGTATCATTCAAAGTATACTGGATTCAAGATGTTCTGTGGCAGCTGGCTCAGTTGTGGAGTATTCCAGACTGGGGCCTGATGTTTCAGTTGGGGAAAACTGCATTATTAGTGGTTGTTATATCATAACAGCAGCCGTCCTGCCTGCAGATTCTTTTGTGTGTTCCTTAAGCTTGAAGATGAATGGACACTTGAAATATGCAACTATGGCATTTGGAGTGCAAGACAActtgaaaagaaatgttaaaacattGTCAGACATAAAGTTACTTCAATTTTTTGGAGTCTGTTTCCTGTCATGCCTAAATATTTGGAATCTGAAAGTTACCGACGAACTGTTCTCTGGAAACAAGGCATGTTTAAGTTTGTGGAACGCTCGTATTTTCCCAGTTTGTTCCTCTTTGAGTGATTCAGTTACAACATCCCTAAAAATGTTAAGTGCTATACAGAACAAATCGGTATTCAGCCTGAATAATTATAAGCTATTGTCTATTGAAGAAATGCTTGTCTACAAAGATGTAGAAGACATGATAACTTATAGGGAACAAATTTTCCTAGAAATTACTTTAAGTAAAAAACAGTTTGAGTTAGAGGCACCTTAA